A region of Helicoverpa zea isolate HzStark_Cry1AcR chromosome 16, ilHelZeax1.1, whole genome shotgun sequence DNA encodes the following proteins:
- the LOC124637578 gene encoding uncharacterized protein LOC124637578 isoform X3, with the protein MSDIKSLIKKRASIKAKLTQFSSYLNISKSCEQLSEVQIVEVEYRLNTIENLYDKYDVLQADMEEMVDDPSEQYAEREEFEKQYYSLVAAARQLISNARKQASGNSIAEVDVSCSKHTHKHNSIRLPKIDLPKFSGSYHDWLEFRDTFISIIHDNDSIDNINKLHYLRASLKGSASLIIDNLDFRSDNYDSAWKLLCDRYDNKRLLVNNHVQSLFNVQSISKESSKSLRHIVDTTNKNLRALSTLGQPVEYWDTLIIYIMTCKLDQVTNREWEEHRNSLSEPPTLAVFIEFIRNRADLLETLEESKSLFTKGEGVHVNNIKQSKHSSGSSETSRSPLSCPMCQKDHFIFQCDKFKSLPVQSRISKAQTSNVCLNCLRPGHNIYRCKLGHCKYCREKHNTLLHFDRDTVVPNQPTSTLASINHLSTSRVVLLSTALVNVSDAEGNVHTARILLDNGSTTNLMSQELARQLNISTYTVESKVTGINDQSSYCTQGCSISLKSVNSEYDIDIDCYVVSKILSCVPNTYIDVHNINIPTNIVLADPQFYVPSSIDILVGAEVFWNVLGTSRIDLGKSMPTLFESKLGWLLSGVIKQSNSSSHLCLLADTLQADLNCFSKPDSVSAKHTLTREERSCEELSLKSTYRDADGRFVISIPLKESPDILGDSYNMAKRRLALPYTLGLNWRCSSDTFSFSMSNATSSNIATKRKILSVIAQIFDSIGLVVPCIVEAKIIMQQLWLVKCSWDEPVPEHIQHPWDSFQNSLPFLNDFRIHRWITCESSSSMQLHVFTDASERAYGACLHVRSVSLSGPER; encoded by the exons ATGTCTGACATTAAAAGCCTTATTAAGAAACGTGCTTCAATTAAAGCAAAGCTTACGCAATTTTCTTCATACTTGAACATTTCCAAGTCATGTGAACAGTTGAGCGAAGTTCAGATTGTTGAGGTTGAGTATAGACTTAATACTATCGAAAATCTATATGATAAATACGACGTGTTACAGGCCGACATGGAAGAGATGGTGGACGACCCTAGCGAGCAATATGCGGAGCGTGAGGAGTTCGAAAAGCAGTACTACAGCTTGGTGGCTGCAGCACGTCAGCTGATCAGCAATGCTCGCAAGCAAGCTTCAGGGAACTCCATAGCCGAGGTTGATGTTTCTTGTTCTaagcacacacacaaacataattcTATCCGTTTGCCTAAAATTGACCTTCCTAAGTTTTCCGGCAGCTATCATGATTGGTTAGAGTTTAGAGACACTTTCATTTCTATAATACACGATAACGACAGCAtagataacataaataaattacattatcttCGCGCCTCCTTAAAGGGTAGTGCTTCCTTGATTATTGACAATCTTGACTTTAGATCAGATAACTACGACTCTGCCTGGAAGTTGCTCTGTGATAGGTATGATAATAAAAGGTTATTAGTTAATAACCACGTTCAATCACTTTTTAATGTGCAGTCCATCAGCAAGGAATCAAGTAAGTCACTAAGACATATTGTTGAcaccacaaataaaaatttaagagCGTTATCTACACTGGGTCAACCTGTTGAGTACTGGGACACACTGATCATTTATATAATGACATGTAAACTTGACCAGGTGACAAACCGAGAGTGGGAGGAGCATAGGAACTCATTGTCAGAACCTCCAACATTGGCTGTATTTATTGAATTCATTCGTAACAGGGCTGATTTATTAGAAACGCTTGAGGAATCCAAGTCATTGTTTACTAAAGGCGAAGGTGTACATGtcaacaatattaaacaaagtaaACATTCTTCGGGTTCTAGTGAAACTTCTCGCAGTCCTTTATCATGTCCAATGTGTCAAAAAGATCACTTCATTTTTCAATGCGATAAATTCAAAAGCTTGCCTGTACAATCACGTATCAGTAAAGCTCAAACTTCCAATGTATGTTTAAATTGTCTTCGACCAGGTCATAATATTTATAGATGTAAATTGGGTCACTGTAAGTATTGTCGTGAGAAGCACAATACATTGTTGCACTTTGATCGCGATACCGTTGTTCCTAACCAACCGACTAGTACTTTAGCGTCTATCAATCACCTTTCTACATCTCGAGTTGTCTTACTTTCCACAGCGCTGGTGAATGTGTCGGATGCTGAAGGCAACGTTCATACTGCACGAATCCTGCTGGATAACGGGAGTACGACTAACCTTATGTCACAGGAGTTGGCTCGTCAACTTAACATTTCCACCTATACAGTCGAGTCTAAGGTAACAGGCATTAATGATCAATCCTCTTATTGTACACAAGGTTGTTCGATTTCATTAAAGTCAGTCAATAGTGAATATGACATCGATATTGATTGCTATGTCGTGTCCAAAATTTTATCGTGTGTACCAAATACATATATTGATGTgcacaatataaatatacctaccaatATAGTCCTGGCTGACCCTCAGTTTTACGTTCCATCTTCTATAGATATTCTTGTAGGTGCTGAAGTCTTTTGGAACGTTTTAGGTACTAGCCGTATAGACTTAGGTAAATCCATGCCTACTTTATTTGAGTCCAAATTGGGATGGCTGTTATCAGGAGTCATCAAGCAATCAAATTCTTCTTCCCATTTATGTTTGCTGGCTGATACTTTGCAGGCAGACTTAAATTGTTTTTCTAAGCCAGACTCAGTTTCAGCAAAACATACACTCACGCGCGAAGAGCGTTCTTGTGAGGAATTATCTTTGAAGTCCACTTACCGTGATGCGGATGGACGCTTCGTAATTAGCATACCACTTAAGGAATCTCCTGACATATTAGGTGATTCCTATAACATGGCTAAGCGCCGCTTAGCATTACCCTACACATTAGGGCTGAACTGGAGGTGCTCATCAGATACCTTTTCTTTCTCCATGTCAAATGCAACTTCCAGTAACATTGCCACAAAACGTAAGATTTTGTCTGTCATTGCTCAGATCTTTGATTCTATTGGCTTGGTCGTTCCTTGCATTGTGGAAGCCAAGATAATCATGCAGCAACTGTGGCTGGTAAAGTGTTCCTGGGATGAGCCTGTTCCCGAACATATTCAGCATCCATGGGACAGCTTTCAAAATAGCTTaccttttttaaatgattttaggATACATCGGTGGATCACGTGTGAATCATCATCTTCTATGCAGTTGCATGTGTTCACCGACGCATCTGAAAGGGCGTATGGTGCTTGTTTGCATGTCCGCAGCGTATCGCTTAGTG GTCCAGAACGATAA
- the LOC124637578 gene encoding uncharacterized protein LOC124637578 isoform X9, with protein sequence MSDIKSLIKKRASIKAKLTQFSSYLNISKSCEQLSEVQIVEVEYRLNTIENLYDKYDVLQADMEEMVDDPSEQYAEREEFEKQYYSLVAAARQLISNARKQASGNSIAEVQNDNVNNLQRFRRIECLKQHFWPRFSPEYILWLQQRTK encoded by the exons ATGTCTGACATTAAAAGCCTTATTAAGAAACGTGCTTCAATTAAAGCAAAGCTTACGCAATTTTCTTCATACTTGAACATTTCCAAGTCATGTGAACAGTTGAGCGAAGTTCAGATTGTTGAGGTTGAGTATAGACTTAATACTATCGAAAATCTATATGATAAATACGACGTGTTACAGGCCGACATGGAAGAGATGGTGGACGACCCTAGCGAGCAATATGCGGAGCGTGAGGAGTTCGAAAAGCAGTACTACAGCTTGGTGGCTGCAGCACGTCAGCTGATCAGCAATGCTCGCAAGCAAGCTTCAGGGAACTCCATAGCCGAG GTCCAGAACGATAACGTAAACAACTTGCAGCGGTTCCGTCGCATCGAATGTTTGAAGCAACATTTTTGGCCACGCTTCTCACCTGAGTACATTTTGTGGCTCCAACAACGAACCAAATAG
- the LOC124637578 gene encoding uncharacterized protein LOC124637578 isoform X8, whose protein sequence is MSDIKSLIKKRASIKAKLTQFSSYLNISKSCEQLSEVQIVEVEYRLNTIENLYDKYDVLQADMEEMVDDPSEQYAEREEFEKQYYSLVAAARQLISNARKQASGNSIAEDGSLRCFLLETALHESPTSAHVRVSFGERSIQFARYPSPLLLKTLQRGEYVESSHSLQLRLRQVGVTVTSWYNGSPRMRRVQRSNLAYAHQPRPRVLTTLILICLIVLYCYI, encoded by the exons ATGTCTGACATTAAAAGCCTTATTAAGAAACGTGCTTCAATTAAAGCAAAGCTTACGCAATTTTCTTCATACTTGAACATTTCCAAGTCATGTGAACAGTTGAGCGAAGTTCAGATTGTTGAGGTTGAGTATAGACTTAATACTATCGAAAATCTATATGATAAATACGACGTGTTACAGGCCGACATGGAAGAGATGGTGGACGACCCTAGCGAGCAATATGCGGAGCGTGAGGAGTTCGAAAAGCAGTACTACAGCTTGGTGGCTGCAGCACGTCAGCTGATCAGCAATGCTCGCAAGCAAGCTTCAGGGAACTCCATAGCCGAG GACGGATCGTTAAGGTGCTTCCTGCTAGAGACGGCATTGCACGAGTCGCCGACATCCGCACACGTAAGGGTGTCATTCGGCGAGCGTTCAATACAATTTGCCCGTTACCCGTCGCCACTGCTGTTGAAGACACTTCAACGGGGGGAGTATGTTGAGTCGTCCCACTCGCTTCAACTGCGTCTACGACAAGTGGGGGTGACTGTGACGTCGTGGTACAACGGCTCGCCGCGTATGCGCCGGGTCCAGAGGTCAAATCTTGCTTATGCGCACCAGCCGCGCCCACGCGTTCTTACTACTTTAATTCTTATTTGCTTAATTGtactatattgttatatttaa
- the LOC124637578 gene encoding uncharacterized protein LOC124637578 isoform X6 has translation MSDIKSLIKKRASIKAKLTQFSSYLNISKSCEQLSEVQIVEVEYRLNTIENLYDKYDVLQADMEEMVDDPSEQYAEREEFEKQYYSLVAAARQLISNARKQASGNSIAEVDVSCSKHTHKHNSIRLPKIDLPKFSGSYHDWLEFRDTFISIIHDNDSIDNINKLHYLRASLKGSASLIIDNLDFRSDNYDSAWKLLCDRYDNKRLLVNNHVQSLFNVQSISKESSKSLRHIVDTTNKNLRALSTLGQPVEYWDTLIIYIMTCKLDQVTNREWEEHRNSLSEPPTLAVFIEFIRNRADLLETLEESKSLFTKGEGVHVNNIKQSKHSSGSSETSRSPLSCPMCQKDHFIFQCDKFKSLPVQSRISKAQTSNVCLNCLRPGHNIYRCKLGHCKYCREKHNTLLHFDRDTVVPNQPTSTLASINHLSTSRVVLLSTALVNVSDAEGNVHTARILLDNGSTTNLMSQELARQLNISTYTVESKVQNDNVNNLQRFRRIECLKQHFWPRFSPEYILWLQQRTK, from the exons ATGTCTGACATTAAAAGCCTTATTAAGAAACGTGCTTCAATTAAAGCAAAGCTTACGCAATTTTCTTCATACTTGAACATTTCCAAGTCATGTGAACAGTTGAGCGAAGTTCAGATTGTTGAGGTTGAGTATAGACTTAATACTATCGAAAATCTATATGATAAATACGACGTGTTACAGGCCGACATGGAAGAGATGGTGGACGACCCTAGCGAGCAATATGCGGAGCGTGAGGAGTTCGAAAAGCAGTACTACAGCTTGGTGGCTGCAGCACGTCAGCTGATCAGCAATGCTCGCAAGCAAGCTTCAGGGAACTCCATAGCCGAGGTTGATGTTTCTTGTTCTaagcacacacacaaacataattcTATCCGTTTGCCTAAAATTGACCTTCCTAAGTTTTCCGGCAGCTATCATGATTGGTTAGAGTTTAGAGACACTTTCATTTCTATAATACACGATAACGACAGCAtagataacataaataaattacattatcttCGCGCCTCCTTAAAGGGTAGTGCTTCCTTGATTATTGACAATCTTGACTTTAGATCAGATAACTACGACTCTGCCTGGAAGTTGCTCTGTGATAGGTATGATAATAAAAGGTTATTAGTTAATAACCACGTTCAATCACTTTTTAATGTGCAGTCCATCAGCAAGGAATCAAGTAAGTCACTAAGACATATTGTTGAcaccacaaataaaaatttaagagCGTTATCTACACTGGGTCAACCTGTTGAGTACTGGGACACACTGATCATTTATATAATGACATGTAAACTTGACCAGGTGACAAACCGAGAGTGGGAGGAGCATAGGAACTCATTGTCAGAACCTCCAACATTGGCTGTATTTATTGAATTCATTCGTAACAGGGCTGATTTATTAGAAACGCTTGAGGAATCCAAGTCATTGTTTACTAAAGGCGAAGGTGTACATGtcaacaatattaaacaaagtaaACATTCTTCGGGTTCTAGTGAAACTTCTCGCAGTCCTTTATCATGTCCAATGTGTCAAAAAGATCACTTCATTTTTCAATGCGATAAATTCAAAAGCTTGCCTGTACAATCACGTATCAGTAAAGCTCAAACTTCCAATGTATGTTTAAATTGTCTTCGACCAGGTCATAATATTTATAGATGTAAATTGGGTCACTGTAAGTATTGTCGTGAGAAGCACAATACATTGTTGCACTTTGATCGCGATACCGTTGTTCCTAACCAACCGACTAGTACTTTAGCGTCTATCAATCACCTTTCTACATCTCGAGTTGTCTTACTTTCCACAGCGCTGGTGAATGTGTCGGATGCTGAAGGCAACGTTCATACTGCACGAATCCTGCTGGATAACGGGAGTACGACTAACCTTATGTCACAGGAGTTGGCTCGTCAACTTAACATTTCCACCTATACAGTCGAGTCTAAG GTCCAGAACGATAACGTAAACAACTTGCAGCGGTTCCGTCGCATCGAATGTTTGAAGCAACATTTTTGGCCACGCTTCTCACCTGAGTACATTTTGTGGCTCCAACAACGAACCAAATAG
- the LOC124637578 gene encoding uncharacterized protein LOC124637578 isoform X2 produces the protein MSDIKSLIKKRASIKAKLTQFSSYLNISKSCEQLSEVQIVEVEYRLNTIENLYDKYDVLQADMEEMVDDPSEQYAEREEFEKQYYSLVAAARQLISNARKQASGNSIAEVDVSCSKHTHKHNSIRLPKIDLPKFSGSYHDWLEFRDTFISIIHDNDSIDNINKLHYLRASLKGSASLIIDNLDFRSDNYDSAWKLLCDRYDNKRLLVNNHVQSLFNVQSISKESSKSLRHIVDTTNKNLRALSTLGQPVEYWDTLIIYIMTCKLDQVTNREWEEHRNSLSEPPTLAVFIEFIRNRADLLETLEESKSLFTKGEGVHVNNIKQSKHSSGSSETSRSPLSCPMCQKDHFIFQCDKFKSLPVQSRISKAQTSNVCLNCLRPGHNIYRCKLGHCKYCREKHNTLLHFDRDTVVPNQPTSTLASINHLSTSRVVLLSTALVNVSDAEGNVHTARILLDNGSTTNLMSQELARQLNISTYTVESKVTGINDQSSYCTQGCSISLKSVNSEYDIDIDCYVVSKILSCVPNTYIDVHNINIPTNIVLADPQFYVPSSIDILVGAEVFWNVLGTSRIDLGKSMPTLFESKLGWLLSGVIKQSNSSSHLCLLADTLQADLNCFSKPDSVSAKHTLTREERSCEELSLKSTYRDADGRFVISIPLKESPDILGDSYNMAKRRLALPYTLGLNWRCSSDTFSFSMSNATSSNIATKRKILSVIAQIFDSIGLVVPCIVEAKIIMQQLWLVKCSWDEPVPEHIQHPWDSFQNSLPFLNDFRIHRWITCESSSSMQLHVFTDASERAYGACLHVRSVSLSGRIVKVLPARDGIARVADIRTRKGVIRRAFNTICPLPVATAVEDTSTGGVC, from the exons ATGTCTGACATTAAAAGCCTTATTAAGAAACGTGCTTCAATTAAAGCAAAGCTTACGCAATTTTCTTCATACTTGAACATTTCCAAGTCATGTGAACAGTTGAGCGAAGTTCAGATTGTTGAGGTTGAGTATAGACTTAATACTATCGAAAATCTATATGATAAATACGACGTGTTACAGGCCGACATGGAAGAGATGGTGGACGACCCTAGCGAGCAATATGCGGAGCGTGAGGAGTTCGAAAAGCAGTACTACAGCTTGGTGGCTGCAGCACGTCAGCTGATCAGCAATGCTCGCAAGCAAGCTTCAGGGAACTCCATAGCCGAGGTTGATGTTTCTTGTTCTaagcacacacacaaacataattcTATCCGTTTGCCTAAAATTGACCTTCCTAAGTTTTCCGGCAGCTATCATGATTGGTTAGAGTTTAGAGACACTTTCATTTCTATAATACACGATAACGACAGCAtagataacataaataaattacattatcttCGCGCCTCCTTAAAGGGTAGTGCTTCCTTGATTATTGACAATCTTGACTTTAGATCAGATAACTACGACTCTGCCTGGAAGTTGCTCTGTGATAGGTATGATAATAAAAGGTTATTAGTTAATAACCACGTTCAATCACTTTTTAATGTGCAGTCCATCAGCAAGGAATCAAGTAAGTCACTAAGACATATTGTTGAcaccacaaataaaaatttaagagCGTTATCTACACTGGGTCAACCTGTTGAGTACTGGGACACACTGATCATTTATATAATGACATGTAAACTTGACCAGGTGACAAACCGAGAGTGGGAGGAGCATAGGAACTCATTGTCAGAACCTCCAACATTGGCTGTATTTATTGAATTCATTCGTAACAGGGCTGATTTATTAGAAACGCTTGAGGAATCCAAGTCATTGTTTACTAAAGGCGAAGGTGTACATGtcaacaatattaaacaaagtaaACATTCTTCGGGTTCTAGTGAAACTTCTCGCAGTCCTTTATCATGTCCAATGTGTCAAAAAGATCACTTCATTTTTCAATGCGATAAATTCAAAAGCTTGCCTGTACAATCACGTATCAGTAAAGCTCAAACTTCCAATGTATGTTTAAATTGTCTTCGACCAGGTCATAATATTTATAGATGTAAATTGGGTCACTGTAAGTATTGTCGTGAGAAGCACAATACATTGTTGCACTTTGATCGCGATACCGTTGTTCCTAACCAACCGACTAGTACTTTAGCGTCTATCAATCACCTTTCTACATCTCGAGTTGTCTTACTTTCCACAGCGCTGGTGAATGTGTCGGATGCTGAAGGCAACGTTCATACTGCACGAATCCTGCTGGATAACGGGAGTACGACTAACCTTATGTCACAGGAGTTGGCTCGTCAACTTAACATTTCCACCTATACAGTCGAGTCTAAGGTAACAGGCATTAATGATCAATCCTCTTATTGTACACAAGGTTGTTCGATTTCATTAAAGTCAGTCAATAGTGAATATGACATCGATATTGATTGCTATGTCGTGTCCAAAATTTTATCGTGTGTACCAAATACATATATTGATGTgcacaatataaatatacctaccaatATAGTCCTGGCTGACCCTCAGTTTTACGTTCCATCTTCTATAGATATTCTTGTAGGTGCTGAAGTCTTTTGGAACGTTTTAGGTACTAGCCGTATAGACTTAGGTAAATCCATGCCTACTTTATTTGAGTCCAAATTGGGATGGCTGTTATCAGGAGTCATCAAGCAATCAAATTCTTCTTCCCATTTATGTTTGCTGGCTGATACTTTGCAGGCAGACTTAAATTGTTTTTCTAAGCCAGACTCAGTTTCAGCAAAACATACACTCACGCGCGAAGAGCGTTCTTGTGAGGAATTATCTTTGAAGTCCACTTACCGTGATGCGGATGGACGCTTCGTAATTAGCATACCACTTAAGGAATCTCCTGACATATTAGGTGATTCCTATAACATGGCTAAGCGCCGCTTAGCATTACCCTACACATTAGGGCTGAACTGGAGGTGCTCATCAGATACCTTTTCTTTCTCCATGTCAAATGCAACTTCCAGTAACATTGCCACAAAACGTAAGATTTTGTCTGTCATTGCTCAGATCTTTGATTCTATTGGCTTGGTCGTTCCTTGCATTGTGGAAGCCAAGATAATCATGCAGCAACTGTGGCTGGTAAAGTGTTCCTGGGATGAGCCTGTTCCCGAACATATTCAGCATCCATGGGACAGCTTTCAAAATAGCTTaccttttttaaatgattttaggATACATCGGTGGATCACGTGTGAATCATCATCTTCTATGCAGTTGCATGTGTTCACCGACGCATCTGAAAGGGCGTATGGTGCTTGTTTGCATGTCCGCAGCGTATCGCTTAGTG GACGGATCGTTAAGGTGCTTCCTGCTAGAGACGGCATTGCACGAGTCGCCGACATCCGCACACGTAAGGGTGTCATTCGGCGAGCGTTCAATACAATTTGCCCGTTACCCGTCGCCACTGCTGTTGAAGACACTTCAACGGGGGGAGTATGTTGA
- the LOC124637578 gene encoding uncharacterized protein LOC124637578 isoform X4, with amino-acid sequence MSDIKSLIKKRASIKAKLTQFSSYLNISKSCEQLSEVQIVEVEYRLNTIENLYDKYDVLQADMEEMVDDPSEQYAEREEFEKQYYSLVAAARQLISNARKQASGNSIAEVDVSCSKHTHKHNSIRLPKIDLPKFSGSYHDWLEFRDTFISIIHDNDSIDNINKLHYLRASLKGSASLIIDNLDFRSDNYDSAWKLLCDRYDNKRLLVNNHVQSLFNVQSISKESSKSLRHIVDTTNKNLRALSTLGQPVEYWDTLIIYIMTCKLDQVTNREWEEHRNSLSEPPTLAVFIEFIRNRADLLETLEESKSLFTKGEGVHVNNIKQSKHSSGSSETSRSPLSCPMCQKDHFIFQCDKFKSLPVQSRISKAQTSNVCLNCLRPGHNIYRCKLGHCKYCREKHNTLLHFDRDTVVPNQPTSTLASINHLSTSRVVLLSTALVNVSDAEGNVHTARILLDNGSTTNLMSQELARQLNISTYTVESKDGSLRCFLLETALHESPTSAHVRVSFGERSIQFARYPSPLLLKTLQRGEYVESSHSLQLRLRQVGVTVTSWYNGSPRMRRVQRSNLAYAHQPRPRVLTTLILICLIVLYCYI; translated from the exons ATGTCTGACATTAAAAGCCTTATTAAGAAACGTGCTTCAATTAAAGCAAAGCTTACGCAATTTTCTTCATACTTGAACATTTCCAAGTCATGTGAACAGTTGAGCGAAGTTCAGATTGTTGAGGTTGAGTATAGACTTAATACTATCGAAAATCTATATGATAAATACGACGTGTTACAGGCCGACATGGAAGAGATGGTGGACGACCCTAGCGAGCAATATGCGGAGCGTGAGGAGTTCGAAAAGCAGTACTACAGCTTGGTGGCTGCAGCACGTCAGCTGATCAGCAATGCTCGCAAGCAAGCTTCAGGGAACTCCATAGCCGAGGTTGATGTTTCTTGTTCTaagcacacacacaaacataattcTATCCGTTTGCCTAAAATTGACCTTCCTAAGTTTTCCGGCAGCTATCATGATTGGTTAGAGTTTAGAGACACTTTCATTTCTATAATACACGATAACGACAGCAtagataacataaataaattacattatcttCGCGCCTCCTTAAAGGGTAGTGCTTCCTTGATTATTGACAATCTTGACTTTAGATCAGATAACTACGACTCTGCCTGGAAGTTGCTCTGTGATAGGTATGATAATAAAAGGTTATTAGTTAATAACCACGTTCAATCACTTTTTAATGTGCAGTCCATCAGCAAGGAATCAAGTAAGTCACTAAGACATATTGTTGAcaccacaaataaaaatttaagagCGTTATCTACACTGGGTCAACCTGTTGAGTACTGGGACACACTGATCATTTATATAATGACATGTAAACTTGACCAGGTGACAAACCGAGAGTGGGAGGAGCATAGGAACTCATTGTCAGAACCTCCAACATTGGCTGTATTTATTGAATTCATTCGTAACAGGGCTGATTTATTAGAAACGCTTGAGGAATCCAAGTCATTGTTTACTAAAGGCGAAGGTGTACATGtcaacaatattaaacaaagtaaACATTCTTCGGGTTCTAGTGAAACTTCTCGCAGTCCTTTATCATGTCCAATGTGTCAAAAAGATCACTTCATTTTTCAATGCGATAAATTCAAAAGCTTGCCTGTACAATCACGTATCAGTAAAGCTCAAACTTCCAATGTATGTTTAAATTGTCTTCGACCAGGTCATAATATTTATAGATGTAAATTGGGTCACTGTAAGTATTGTCGTGAGAAGCACAATACATTGTTGCACTTTGATCGCGATACCGTTGTTCCTAACCAACCGACTAGTACTTTAGCGTCTATCAATCACCTTTCTACATCTCGAGTTGTCTTACTTTCCACAGCGCTGGTGAATGTGTCGGATGCTGAAGGCAACGTTCATACTGCACGAATCCTGCTGGATAACGGGAGTACGACTAACCTTATGTCACAGGAGTTGGCTCGTCAACTTAACATTTCCACCTATACAGTCGAGTCTAAG GACGGATCGTTAAGGTGCTTCCTGCTAGAGACGGCATTGCACGAGTCGCCGACATCCGCACACGTAAGGGTGTCATTCGGCGAGCGTTCAATACAATTTGCCCGTTACCCGTCGCCACTGCTGTTGAAGACACTTCAACGGGGGGAGTATGTTGAGTCGTCCCACTCGCTTCAACTGCGTCTACGACAAGTGGGGGTGACTGTGACGTCGTGGTACAACGGCTCGCCGCGTATGCGCCGGGTCCAGAGGTCAAATCTTGCTTATGCGCACCAGCCGCGCCCACGCGTTCTTACTACTTTAATTCTTATTTGCTTAATTGtactatattgttatatttaa